The following proteins come from a genomic window of Myroides odoratus DSM 2801:
- a CDS encoding deoxyhypusine synthase family protein has translation MSKGPISQFIEHQYRHFNAAALVDAAKGYELHLAEGGKMLISMGGAMSTAELGISLAEMIRQDKVHFISCTGANLEEDVMNLVAHSHYKRVPNYRDLTPEQERELLDNHYNRVTDTCIPEEEAFRRLQKHLEDVWHAAEAKGERYFPHEFLYQVVNSGVLEQYYEIDPKDSWIVAAAEKNLPIVVPGWEDSTCGNIFTSNVIKGKLNVHTVKSGIEYMIFLTEWYRANSGGKGVGFFQIAGGISGDFPICVVPMMYQDLEWEDVPFWAYFCQISDSTTSYGSYSGAVPNEKITWGKLDVDTPKYVIESDATIVAPLVFAYILGQ, from the coding sequence ATGAGTAAAGGACCAATTAGTCAGTTTATTGAGCATCAATATAGACACTTTAATGCTGCTGCATTAGTAGATGCTGCAAAAGGATATGAATTGCATTTAGCAGAAGGTGGAAAAATGCTTATCTCTATGGGAGGAGCAATGAGTACTGCAGAATTAGGTATTTCATTAGCTGAAATGATCCGTCAAGATAAAGTTCACTTTATTTCTTGTACAGGAGCTAACTTAGAGGAAGACGTAATGAACTTAGTAGCACACTCTCACTACAAAAGAGTACCAAACTATAGAGATTTAACGCCAGAGCAAGAAAGAGAATTATTAGACAATCACTATAACCGCGTTACAGATACGTGTATTCCAGAAGAAGAAGCATTCCGTCGTTTGCAAAAACACTTAGAAGACGTATGGCATGCTGCTGAAGCAAAAGGAGAGCGTTATTTCCCGCATGAATTCTTATACCAAGTGGTAAATTCAGGAGTATTAGAACAATACTACGAAATTGACCCGAAAGATTCTTGGATCGTTGCTGCAGCAGAGAAAAACTTACCAATCGTTGTTCCTGGATGGGAAGATTCAACTTGTGGTAATATCTTTACTTCAAACGTAATCAAAGGTAAATTAAACGTACATACAGTAAAATCTGGAATTGAGTACATGATCTTCTTAACAGAGTGGTACCGTGCTAATTCTGGAGGTAAAGGAGTTGGATTCTTCCAAATCGCTGGAGGTATCTCTGGAGATTTCCCTATCTGTGTTGTACCAATGATGTACCAAGATTTAGAATGGGAAGATGTTCCTTTCTGGGCGTATTTCTGTCAAATTTCTGACTCTACAACATCATACGGATCTTACTCTGGGGCTGTGCCTAACGAGAAGATTACATGGGGTAAATTGGATGTTGATACACCGAAATACGTAATTGAATCAGATGCAACAATTGTGGCTCCATTAGTGTTTGCATACATTTTAGGTCAGTAA